In Aspergillus flavus chromosome 3, complete sequence, one genomic interval encodes:
- a CDS encoding putative cytochrome P450 monooxygenase yields the protein MPIRQFYLLGEPVSSAREIEIESSLDIAGLQHLIAAHFAIVEPSGIGFQANDNTLNDIPEITSSNGPVAITIDGKEVREPPGPKGLPIVGNFFEVYPDHLGNHQRLFEQYGPIIKTTSLGRTTYQTNDPVLSSIVFAESDFFTKKINEAHPLYALKQPSAGVFLGDTETPEWKVAHKFLPPALGPKAVRHYAPTMQETVEDAFKVFDEFDKQGEAWNVYQYMLKLGSQAVGKLTLGLDFQHFTSPDANLHEMVNLIAELLSLNKKVTSKGDWYAKLPFGDPQKLKQIKVRIIEMVEESIRSAERGGVVDLPLQDAALQASNMVDYAVRATDNKGEKLPKTSLVWALTVATGAGFTTTSSLLSWLIYGLVTYPDMQERLLQELIDHDIDENTQLTADITDRLTFLDKYIKETQRRHNPSFQPGRTAKVDLILPGGYKIPQDSVIIPALHHIHNNPELWDNPQKFNPDRWDTEEVKNRHKAAYIPFAMGPRMCIGFNFALQEIKVFLPKLIYRYKFTREGDGHIEYDPMFQLIRPNNLYVRAERRVKWPPKTEN from the exons ATGCCTATACGACAGTTCTATCTCCTGGGGGAGCCAGTCTCCTCTGCGAGGGAGATTGAGATCGAGTCTTCTCTCGATATTGCGGGACTTCAGCATCTGATCGCTGCTCACTTCGCGATTGTCGAGCCTAGTG GCATCGGTTTCCAAGCCAACGACAACACGTTGAATGACATACCCGAAATCACTTCAAGCAACGGCCCGGTAGCAATCACAATCGACGGGAAAGAAGTCCGCGAACCACCTGGTCCCAAGGGTCTACCCATCGTTGGCAACTTCTTCGAAGTATACCCCGACCATCTAGGAAACCACCAACGTCTCTTCGAGCAATACGGCCCAATCATCAAGACCACTAGTCTCGGGCGTACAACATACCAAACCAACGATCCAGTCTTGTCATCCATTGTATTTGCTGAGTCTGATTTCTTCACCAAAAAGATCAACGAGGCACATCCCCTCTACGCACTTAAGCAGCCCAGCGCCGGTGTTTTCCTAGGCGACACCGAGACGCCAGAATGGAAGGTCGCGCACAAGTTCTTGCCTCCGGCTCTTGGCCCCAAGGCCGTCCGTCACTACGCGCCTACCATGCAGGAGACGGTCGAGGATGCCTTTAAGGTATTCGATGAGTTTGATAAGCAGGGCGAGGCGTGGAATGTTTACCAGTATATGTTGAAGCTGGGATCCCAGGCTGTTGGGAAACTTACGCTGGGTCTTGACTTTCAACATTTTACTTCTCCCGATGCTAATCTGCACGAGATGGTCAATCTGATTGCTGAGTTACTCTCGCTCAACAAGAAGGTCACGTCCAAGGGTGACTGGTACGCCAAGTTGCCTTTCGGGGACCCACAGAAACTCAAGCAGATCAAAGTGCGCATTATAGAGATGGTCGAGGAATCTATTCGGTCGGCTGAGCGGGGAGGTGTCGTCGACCTCCCTCTCCAGGATGCGGCATTGCAGGCTTCTAACATGGTCG ATTATGCGGTACGTGCCACCGATAACAAAGGCGAGAAGCTACCGAAGACAAGTCTTGTCTGGGCTCTTACCGTCGCAACTGGGGCTGGCTTCACAACCACCAGTTCCCTTCTTTCATGGCTTATTTACGGTCTTGTCACGTATCCCGATATGCAAGAAAGGCTTCTACAGGAACTGATCGACCATGACATCGACGAGAATACCCAACTTACAGCCGACATCACCGACCGTCTTACCTTCCTCGACAAGTATATCAAGGAGACACAACGTCGCCACAACCCAAGTTTCCAGCCGGGTCGAACAGCAAAGGTTGACCTCATTTTGCCGGGAGGGTACAAGATTCCCCAGGACTCGGTTATTATTCCCGCACTGCACCACATCCACAACAACCCCGAACTCTGGGATAACCCTCAAAAGTTTAATCCCGATAGATGGGATAccgaggaggtgaagaataGACACAAGGCTGCGTACATACCTTTTGCCATGGGGCCGCGGATGTGTATTGGGTTCAACTTTGCCCTGCAGGAAATTAAGGTCTTCCTTCCTAAGCTGATTTACCGGTACAAGTTTACTCGCGAGGGAGATGGCCACATTGAGTACGACCCCATGTTCCAGTTGATTCGGCCGAATAACTTGTATGTTCGGGCAGAGAGGAGAGTTAAGTGGCCACCGAAGACGGAGAACTAA
- a CDS encoding carnitine acetyl transferase, whose product MFTASARSRLSTLSRPRLSPTNSLLARSAVAPTMAPRRKASSVPEGYVEDLSKGKMLRFEDSLPRLPVPTLEETARRYLKSVHAVVSEAEYENTKKAVEAFVRPGGEGQTLQERLLARAADPKNKNWLTEWWNHAAYLGYRDPVVPYVSYFYSYKDDRARRNPAKRAASVATAALEFKRQVDDGSLEPEYMRAAPIAMSSFEYMFNCCRIPADGADYPQKFPAKENQHIVVVRKNQFFKVPLVVDGKPLNVSELEKQFERIYQIAQKSPAVGTLTAANRDLWTDARKKLLAAHPANEQALRDIESSGFLICLDDATPVTLEERARQYWHGDGANRWYDKPLQFIINDNGTAGFMGEHSMMDGSPTSRLNDHLNNLIFNNKIDLSEQPVRSGLSDPRPINFHLNDEVLEAIDAATKEHRQQISAHELKVQAYQGYGKGLIKKFKCSPDAYVQMIIQLAYFKMYGKNRPTYESASTRKFQEGRTETIRSVSDDSVAFCKAQSDPSVPREEVVRLFRTALASHSKYTAEASDGRGVDRHLFGLKKVLKEGEKLPALYEDPAYSYSSSWYLSTSQLSSEFFNGYGWSQVIDDGFGIAYMINENSLNFNIVCKRIGAERMSYYLNEAASDLRDLLMPDLAAQTEKAKL is encoded by the exons ATGTTTACGGCTTCTGCTCGAAGCCGTCTCTCCACACTTTCGCGGCCCCGTCTCTCTCCTACCAACTCTCTTCTTGCTAGATCTGCTGTG GCACCAACTATGGCTCCTCGGCGTAAGGCTTCGTCTGTCCCGGAGG GCTACGTAGAAGACCTCTCTAAGGGCAAGATGCTCAGATTTGAAGATTCCCTTCCTCGCTTGCCCGTCCCCACTCTTGAAGAAACCGCCCGCCGCTACCTGAAATCGGTCCATGCGGTGGTTTCCGAAGCCGAATATGAGAACACCAAGAAGGCCGTAGAAGCCTTCGTTCGCCCTGGTGGCGAGGGTCAAACTCTGCAGGAAAGACTTCTGGCCCGTGCTGCGGACCCCAAAAATAAGAACTGGCTTACTGAATGGTGGAACCACGCCGCATACCTGGGTTATCGCGACCCGGTGGTTCCCTACGTTTCCTACTTCTACTCATACAAGGACGACCGCGCTCGTCGGAACCCCGCCAAGCGTGCCGCATCTGTCGCGACCGCGGCTCTCGAGTTCAAACGCCAGGTGGACGATGGCTCCCTGGAGCCAGAATACATGCGCGCCGCGCCCATCGCGATGAGCTCGTTCGAGTACATGTTCAATTGCTGCCGCATTCCCGCCGACGGTGCGGATTATCCTCAGAAGTTCCCCGCTAAGGAGAACCAGCACATTGTGGTTGTGCGCAAGAACCAGTTCTTCAAGGTACCTCTGGTCGTAGACGGTAAGCCGTTGAACGTGTCggagctggagaagcagTTCGAGCGCATCTACCAGATTGCCCAGAAGTCGCCCGCAGTCGGTACATTGACCGCGGCGAACCGTGACCTCTGGACGGATGCCCGGAAGAAGTTGCTTGCGGCCCACCCGGCCAACGAGCAGGCCCTGCGTGACATTGAGTCTAGCGGCTTCCTGATCTGTCTTGACGATGCCACCCCCGTCACCCTGGAGGAGCGGGCTCGCCAGTACTGGCACGGCGATGGCGCCAACCGCTGGTACGACAAGCCTTTGCAGTTCATTATCAACGACAACGGTACCGCTGGTTTCATGGGTGAACACAGCATGATGGATGGCAGCCCCACCAGCCGTCTCAACGACCACCTGAACaatctcatcttcaacaacaaaATCGACCTTTCGGAGCAGCCCGTCCGCTCTGGCCTGTCCGATCCCCGTCCCATCAACTTCCACTTGAATGACGAGGTGTTGGAGGCGATTGACGCCGCCACCAAGGAGCACCGCCAGCAGATTAGTGCACACGAGCTGAAGGTGCAGGCCTACCAGGGCTACGGCAAGGGTCTCATCAAGAAGTTCAAGTGCAGCCCGGATGCGTATGTGCAGATGATCATCCAGCTTGCCTACTTCAAGATGTACGGCAAGAACCGCCCGACCTACGAATCTGCTTCGACTCGTAAGTTCCAGGAGGGCCGTACCGAGACTATCCGTAGCGTTTCCGACGACAGTGTGGCCTTCTGCAAGGCCCAGAGCGACCCCTCAGTGCCCCGGGAGGAGGTTGTGCGCCTCTTCCGCACCGCCCTGGCCTCCCACTCCAAGTACACCGCGGAGGCTAGTGATGGTCGCGGTGTCGACCGCCACCTGTTTGGTTTAAAGAAGGTGCTCAAGGAGGGTGAGAAGCTGCCGGCCTTGTACGAGGACCCGGCATACAGCTACAGCAGCTCGTGGTACCTCTCGACCAGCCAGCTGAGTTCGGAATTCTTCAACGGATACGGATGGAGTCAGGTGATCGACGATGGATTCGGTATTGCATACATGATCAACGAGAACAG CCTCAACTTCAACATCGTCTGCAAGCGCATCGGCGCTGAGCGCATGAGCTACTACTTGAACGAGGCTGCCTCAGACCTGCGGGATCTACTGATGCCCGACCTGGCCGCCCAGACCgagaaggccaagctttAA
- a CDS encoding histone deacetylation protein Rxt3-domain-containing protein yields the protein MNPPPSHDPSRRRSLGSSGSPVFPGPQEQPSAPPLGTRRMPPPSPPQHYPSRGQSGNASSLSTAFSSREPPSNPAHHRPGSSMSISAMLGSDADRPARDVGSSSIFSRIPVSSAPFSSAPPPSAPSAMSPPTAPARPSPLEYSSFRRSHTPEKSFSKAQPGRPYRSSSGGMSQPSVAEQTKFGGLSRVPPSSQYPDKPSSAHHSPQVSSAEPSYNETRRFSFSAPAPRPNSQPQHLEAPQRPAGYSPLARSAAAPGGGDGFGGAHQRQASYMGQESQHNRFGGIYVDRHLEEQAHRERERAIAHEQESKAAHPQSRYGPYGERDPAAARQQSAATWELGRSQPPSPEAKRFPAPEPGSGFGFGAIQSYTKSLGSQLGGSRQPPLSIQPRQGQPTPPPHEQPPYLSKLQTEQRLFSSTPSAGPSSLARSASSDDQRRKGSDELLQHRTLLGVGLDAKRGGRASPLPQAVQGAQAQILGPAGEAGIKSELGRVFSGIGSGVGGVTATTGSGPSTPMVASPFKRDSVTAKSANSETTTDETKIGRPTSANGKRPKRSRDEDGRAETEGGTDGRLAASARGSRRGRHVHHHHHHHHHHRHKPEEETSALGAHRAVSSLNYFHRASTQADAAATAMGHHHHHHHHHHHHTPRPAAANPPAVTPMREPRTVVTIEPVLSSVAHLPRHHLGSTLYAPRLGVPTEKATLESAKFGYTTTPLPLPRFEGKENCTFTIRVPRFRIDSSHREEICARRALWGTGIYTDDSDPVAAAIHSGFMRGAWGEDVDTDMLDLEIKDAYQHAPKTAQDVGLPDGDRPRVPPVPPSDKDLHIILLILPRLERYDSSVLFGLKSRPWDGTHDGMSFKVLRTEWVDEGVGRGEERGGEARRKRLRNMMQTGRICTGPGVLKLEHLRNGIQITRQKTKVMESQEPQPAAPVQTVS from the exons ATGAACCCTCCCCCGTCGCATGACCCAAGCCGTCGGAGGTCTTTGGGCAGCAGTGGCAGTCCCGTGTTTCCTG GACCACAAGAACAGCCCTCCGCGCCTCCCTTAGGCACTCGCCGGATGCCTCCTCCGTCTCCACCACAACATTACCCCTCACGGGGCCAATCGGGAAatgcatcttctctttccacaGCTTTTTCGTCCCGTGAGCCTCCCAGCAACCCGGCTCATCATCGTCCTGGTAGCAGCATGTCGATATCGGCAATGCTTGGCTCGGACGCTGACCGTCCAGCCCGGGATGTAGGCTCATCATCTATCTTTTCGCGTATTCCAGTGTCATCCGCTCCGTTCAGCAGCGCTCCTCCTCCGTCGGCCCCCAGTGCGATGTCGCCGCCCACCGCCCCAGCGAGGCCCTCTCCTCTTGAATACTCGTCCTTTCGACGATCCCACACGCCCGAGAAGTCGTTTTCGAAAGCCCAACCCGGAAGGCCATACCGATCTAGTTCGGGTGGTATGTCTCAGCCGTCCGTGGCGGAACAGACTAAATTCGGAGGCCTGTCGCGCGTCCCGCCCTCATCGCAGTATCCGGACAAGCCCAGTTCCGCACATCACTCGCCTCAAGTATCGTCCGCCGAGCCTTCATACAACGAGACGCGTCGATTCAGCTTCAGCGCACCCGCTCCTCGACCGAACAGTCAGCCCCAGCACCTCGAGGCGCCTCAGCGACCGGCTGGGTATAGTCCCCTTGCACGATCGGCGGCTGCACCGGGCGGTGGAGATGGCTTTGGAGGAGCGCACCAGCGGCAAGCGTCATATATGGGTCAGGAGTCTCAACACAACCGATTTGGGGGAATATACGTGGATCGTCATTTGGAAGAACAAGCGCACCGAGAACGAGAGAGAGCTATTGCACACGAACAAGAGTCCAAGGCGGCCCACCCTCAATCACGGTATGGTCCATACGGGGAACGGGACCCTGCAGCCGCCCGGCAGCAGAGTGCAGCGACGTGGGAGCTTGGTCGCTCGCAGCCACCGTCACCTGAAGCGAAGCGTTTCCCTGCCCCTGAGCCAGGCTCCGGATTTGGGTTCGGCGCGATCCAAAGCTACACTAAATCTTTGGGCTCTCAACTGGGAGGCTCACGACAACCTCCCCTATCAATCCAGCCTCGACAAGGTCAACCTACGCCTCCCCCTCATGAGCAGCCGCCATATTTGAGCAAGCTCCAAACCGAACAGCGTCTATTTAGCTCGACCCCGTCAGCCGGCCCGTCATCTTTGGCTCGTTCCGCTTCGTCAGATGACCAACGGCGGAAGGGAAGCGACGAGTTGCTTCAACACAGAACCCTTCTGGGGGTCGGTCTCGACGCGAAACGTGGTGGGCGGGCGTCACCTTTACCCCAAGCGGTACAAGGTGCCCAAGCCCAGATCCTTGGGCCAGCCGGCGAGGCCGGTATCAAGAGCGAACTTGGTCGGGTCTTCTCAGGTATTGGCAGCGGCGTGGGCGGAGTGACCGCCACCACAGGCAGTGGCCCTTCCACCCCAATGGTTGCCAGTCCTTTCAAACGTGACAGCGTCACTGCGAAGTCAGCAAACAGTGAAACCACTACGGATGAGACTAAGATCGGGCGACCCACGTCGGCGAATGGCAAAAGACCAAAGAGGTCCCGGGACGAAGATGGTCGAGCGGAGACCGAGGGTGGTACAGATGGGCGGCTTGCCGCCTCGGCGCGTGGTAGTCGTAGGGGTCGTCAcgttcaccatcaccatcatca ccatcatcaccatcgccATAAGcccgaagaagaaacaagcGCGCTGGGTGCCCATCGTGCCGTCTCTTCATTGAATTACTTCCACCGGGCGTCAACGCAGGCCGATGCAGCGGCGACGGCTATgggtcatcatcatcatcaccatcaccatcaccaccatcataCGCCTCGCCCTGCTGCAGCCAACCCGCCTGCGGTGACGCCGATGCGAGAACCCAGGACTGTGGTCACTATTGAACCCGTTCTGTCGAGCGTGGCTCATCTCCCGCGACATCATCTCGGGTCAACCTTATACGCTCCCCGTCTTGGGGTCCCTACAGAGAAGGCTACCTTGGAGAGTGCCAAGTTTGGCTACACAACGACCCCGCTTCCCCTCCCTCGCTTTGAAGGCAAGGAAAATTGCACCTTTACCATCCGAGTCCCGCGTTTCCGCATTGACTCCAGTCATCGCGAGGAGATCTGCGCTCGGCGTGCGCTCTGGGGTACCGGCATCTACACCGACGATTCGGATCCTGTTGCGGCGGCCATTCATTCGGGATTCATGCGCGGAGCGTGGGGTGAGGATGTCGATACTGACATGCTTGACTTGGAGATCAAGGATGCCTATCAACATGCGCCTAAGACGGCCCAAGATGTCGGGCTGCCAGACGGCGATCGACCTCGCGTTCCGCCGGTTCCTCCGTCGGACAAGGACCTACATATCATACTTCTCATCCTGCCCCGGCTGGAACGGTATGATTCGAGTGTGCTTTTTGGCCTCAAGTCGCGTCCCTGGGACGGAACGCATGATGGGATGAGCTTTAAAGTGCTACGGACTGAGTGGGTCGACGAGGGCGTTGGTCGAGGCGAGGAGCGTGGTGGAGAAGCACGACGAAAACGGCTCCGCAACATGATGCAGACCGGTCGGATCTGCACAGGTCCTGGCGTGTTAAAATTGGAGCACCTCCGCAACGGCATTCAGATCACACgacagaagacgaaggtCATGGAGAGTCAAGAACCCCAGCCGGCTGCACCGGTCCAGACGGTATCATGA